The proteins below are encoded in one region of Halodesulfovibrio sp. MK-HDV:
- a CDS encoding FAD:protein FMN transferase, whose product MTTSRRQFLQACGMLGLGAAVTGMPAVASAARVGDEYKVQETRFMMGTVVTITALHPSKQLGQEAIGRSFEEMTRLEALLSRYQSDSPISVLNRDGRVSGIPQELAEVVRSARLISRLSDKAFDVTIKPVVDLYNEKANLNGEMVLSKAEFEEALSLVDADSLIQKRDSIRLNREGMGVTLDGIAKGYIVDKASAVLAAYGAKNHMINAGGDIRTMGEKAGSKPWVIAVQDPEKKGNYPAVIQMTTGALATSGGYEVFYDKNHMYHHLVSPQSGMSPNNVASVSVMAPSVMEADALATAAFIMQSRRGLQFIESLNGREALFVTKDGMKMSTPQFG is encoded by the coding sequence ATGACTACTTCTCGTCGACAGTTCCTGCAGGCCTGCGGTATGCTCGGTCTTGGTGCCGCCGTAACCGGCATGCCAGCAGTAGCATCAGCCGCACGTGTGGGTGACGAATACAAAGTGCAGGAAACCCGTTTTATGATGGGTACTGTGGTAACTATTACTGCGCTGCATCCTTCCAAACAGCTTGGACAGGAAGCAATCGGTCGCAGTTTTGAAGAGATGACACGCCTTGAGGCGCTTCTCAGCCGTTACCAGAGTGACTCTCCTATTTCTGTGTTAAACAGAGACGGTCGTGTTTCCGGCATTCCACAGGAACTTGCAGAAGTTGTGCGCAGCGCACGGTTAATCAGCAGGCTTTCTGATAAAGCATTTGATGTTACTATCAAGCCAGTTGTTGATCTCTACAACGAGAAAGCCAACCTTAATGGCGAAATGGTACTTTCAAAAGCTGAGTTCGAAGAAGCACTGTCTCTCGTAGATGCTGATTCCCTTATCCAGAAACGTGATTCTATTCGCCTTAACCGCGAAGGAATGGGCGTTACTCTGGATGGTATCGCAAAAGGCTACATCGTGGATAAAGCATCCGCAGTTCTTGCTGCATATGGTGCTAAGAATCACATGATCAACGCTGGTGGCGATATTCGAACAATGGGTGAAAAAGCTGGCAGCAAGCCTTGGGTTATTGCTGTGCAGGACCCGGAAAAGAAAGGCAACTACCCTGCGGTTATTCAAATGACGACAGGCGCGCTTGCTACTTCTGGTGGCTACGAAGTGTTCTACGACAAGAACCACATGTACCACCATCTGGTAAGTCCTCAGTCCGGCATGAGCCCGAACAATGTGGCTTCTGTCTCTGTTATGGCTCCAAGCGTAATGGAAGCGGACGCCCTTGCAACAGCAGCATTTATTATGCAGTCCCGTCGCGGTCTTCAGTTCATTGAGTCTCTTAATGGACGCGAAGCCCTTTTTGTGACGAAAGACGGTATGAAAATGAGTACGCCTCAGTTCGGCTAG
- the rnfG gene encoding RnfABCDGE type electron transport complex subunit G: MREILKMIVVLTCIAGISGFALSSLKQMTAPTIELQLLTFVQGPSLKQILPDYTNDPVKERKKFTNPLTSKLVNVFPLKVDGQLKAVAIEGFGGGYGDNIGVMVGFDLENNKLVGIGITTMKETPGIGSRIAEPEFLNIFPGLSEAEAKLKSQGGVIDALSGATISSEGAVVAVQDAGKIYSVLKEEILQAFK; encoded by the coding sequence ATGCGTGAAATCTTAAAGATGATCGTTGTGTTGACCTGCATCGCTGGTATTTCAGGCTTTGCGTTATCTTCTCTTAAGCAGATGACCGCACCGACCATTGAGTTGCAGTTGCTTACATTTGTACAGGGACCGTCCCTGAAGCAGATCTTGCCTGACTACACGAACGATCCTGTGAAGGAACGCAAAAAATTCACTAATCCTCTTACCAGCAAGCTTGTAAACGTATTTCCGCTTAAAGTAGATGGACAGCTTAAAGCTGTTGCTATTGAAGGCTTTGGCGGCGGTTACGGCGACAATATTGGTGTTATGGTCGGGTTCGACCTTGAAAACAATAAGCTTGTCGGTATCGGTATTACCACAATGAAAGAGACTCCGGGTATTGGTTCACGTATTGCCGAACCCGAATTTCTCAACATCTTCCCGGGGCTTTCTGAAGCCGAAGCCAAGTTGAAGTCTCAAGGTGGCGTGATTGATGCCCTTTCCGGGGCAACAATTTCCTCCGAGGGTGCTGTGGTAGCTGTTCAAGATGCTGGTAAAATATACAGCGTATTGAAAGAAGAGATTCTTCAAGCCTTTAAATAG
- a CDS encoding electron transport complex protein RnfA: MDYFLIFISAIFVNNIVLAQYLGQCPYLGCSKEKGVSLGMGGAVIFVMVIATPLTWLIQEYVLLPLDLGYLQTIMFILVIASLVQLVEMFLKKSVPPLYNALGIFLPLITTNCAVLGVAILVQRKEFDLGLSIFYSFASGLGFLLALVLLAAIRERLEVTHLPKSMQGVPAALVMAGIMSLSFMAFKGMIS, from the coding sequence ATGGATTATTTCCTGATTTTTATCTCCGCGATCTTTGTTAACAACATCGTTCTTGCTCAGTATCTGGGACAGTGCCCGTACCTTGGTTGCTCCAAGGAAAAGGGTGTCTCTCTCGGTATGGGTGGTGCGGTTATCTTTGTTATGGTTATTGCGACCCCGCTTACATGGCTTATTCAGGAGTACGTGCTCCTGCCGCTTGATCTCGGGTACTTGCAGACCATTATGTTTATTCTCGTCATCGCATCACTTGTACAGCTTGTTGAGATGTTCCTGAAGAAATCTGTTCCGCCGCTTTACAACGCGCTCGGTATTTTTCTTCCGCTCATTACAACAAACTGCGCGGTGCTTGGTGTGGCAATTCTCGTTCAGCGTAAAGAATTCGACCTCGGCCTTTCTATCTTCTACTCATTCGCTTCCGGCTTAGGTTTTTTACTCGCTCTCGTTTTACTTGCCGCCATTCGCGAACGACTGGAAGTTACCCATCTGCCAAAGTCCATGCAGGGCGTTCCTGCTGCACTGGTGATGGCTGGTATCATGTCTCTGTCCTTCATGGCCTTTAAGGGCATGATCTCTTAG
- a CDS encoding RnfABCDGE type electron transport complex subunit D, with translation MAKKSLPTAPFLTVASAPHLHCGASIKGMMSTILLALLPAVIGAVYWYGMDAMRVMALSIATAVIVEALCSRIMEKEVRVDDFHAVVTGLLFAFILPAGAEWWLVVSGSAATMILGKMLWGNFGGAPISAIAVGWAFCTVSWPVYMNVDATMLNTTLVNPLSQLKYFGIDSIVDASMYNYFIGDQLGALGAVQVGALLLGGLILLARRVITWEIPVATIAAVLVVGGIYYAIDPELYANPLFHLFTGSTMLAIFFLLTDFTSTPNTRGGKIVFGLMAGFLIILIRTYGQYADGVLFAVLLANMITPLCDMIKPKPFGAR, from the coding sequence ATGGCGAAAAAATCTTTGCCCACCGCTCCATTCCTGACGGTTGCCTCCGCTCCGCATTTGCATTGCGGTGCTTCCATCAAGGGAATGATGAGTACCATCCTGTTAGCTTTGCTTCCGGCCGTAATCGGCGCGGTATACTGGTATGGCATGGACGCTATGCGCGTTATGGCGCTGTCCATTGCTACGGCAGTTATTGTTGAAGCGTTATGCTCCAGGATCATGGAAAAGGAAGTGCGTGTAGACGATTTTCACGCAGTCGTAACCGGTTTACTTTTTGCGTTTATCCTGCCTGCCGGCGCCGAATGGTGGCTGGTTGTTTCAGGTTCTGCCGCAACAATGATTCTTGGTAAAATGCTCTGGGGTAACTTCGGCGGCGCACCTATTAGTGCTATCGCAGTTGGCTGGGCGTTCTGTACCGTATCATGGCCGGTATATATGAATGTTGATGCTACCATGCTGAATACTACTCTGGTAAACCCGCTTTCCCAGCTTAAGTACTTCGGCATTGATTCCATTGTGGATGCATCAATGTATAACTACTTTATTGGCGATCAGCTCGGTGCCCTTGGTGCTGTGCAGGTTGGTGCGTTACTGCTTGGCGGACTTATCTTGCTCGCCCGCCGTGTCATTACATGGGAAATTCCTGTTGCAACCATCGCAGCTGTGCTGGTTGTAGGCGGAATCTACTATGCAATCGATCCGGAATTGTACGCGAACCCGCTGTTCCATTTGTTTACCGGCTCTACCATGCTCGCAATCTTCTTTTTGCTGACTGACTTTACTTCCACACCGAATACTCGTGGTGGTAAAATCGTGTTCGGACTCATGGCCGGTTTCCTTATCATACTCATTCGCACGTACGGTCAGTACGCTGACGGTGTTTTGTTTGCAGTTTTACTCGCAAACATGATCACTCCGCTTTGTGATATGATTAAGCCTAAACCATTTGGAGCGAGGTAA
- a CDS encoding cytochrome c3 family protein, producing the protein MPTRYFPIAIFTAILIAVTCYGFLRPAETAAVPMRVLLDNSAGMVIFDHAKHVDEYGAGCVECHHELSDEVDDDGNLPDDAEPTSCADCHSKVSDDPDVPNLMDAYHQSCMGCHEENGSGPYEKDQCNQCHFK; encoded by the coding sequence TTGCCAACGAGATACTTTCCAATCGCAATTTTTACTGCGATTCTTATTGCCGTTACATGCTACGGCTTTTTGCGTCCCGCAGAAACTGCGGCCGTACCTATGCGTGTGCTGTTAGATAACAGCGCAGGGATGGTTATTTTTGACCATGCCAAACACGTAGATGAGTACGGTGCAGGCTGTGTGGAGTGCCATCATGAGCTTTCAGACGAAGTTGATGATGATGGCAATCTACCGGACGACGCTGAGCCTACATCATGTGCCGACTGCCATTCTAAAGTTTCCGATGATCCGGATGTACCTAACTTGATGGATGCTTATCATCAGTCTTGTATGGGTTGTCACGAAGAAAACGGTTCTGGTCCTTACGAAAAAGATCAGTGTAACCAGTGTCATTTCAAATAG
- a CDS encoding 4Fe-4S dicluster domain-containing protein, with protein sequence MNKNIFILTHGDTGAFETGTVPFEVRIPLNGHGKKSVKKKAEVYPGLLVADHENAKSGDMHSGITGIVTEVTDTHITIKAQELAAPAEGEDPKPTGVEPVALASLEDAELQAALKGLGVDVRPLIKRCDLLIVNALNPEPGISYAESMLVHAKSTINAGLDMLKRLSPAARTVVALPTASTATFDGSDIAFINPQYPNSLDELLVANITGKESMKGVNVVDLHALYNLGAVAESGMPLTHTVVCVEGKNIVAPIGTPVGALLKEASIEVADGDTVIVGGPMRGEATGDLNKGIGKNTNALFVMPAGSTEPISDHACFSCGACIEHCPSRIQPNMISRYVEFNELDFCRQENIGACMECGLCTYYCPARRPMLQFIRLGKHKIALEESQVTACALQVEE encoded by the coding sequence ATGAATAAGAATATTTTCATTCTGACTCATGGGGACACAGGAGCATTTGAGACTGGTACAGTTCCTTTCGAAGTGCGCATTCCCCTTAACGGACATGGTAAAAAATCGGTAAAGAAAAAAGCAGAAGTATACCCGGGGCTTCTTGTGGCAGACCACGAGAACGCTAAAAGCGGTGATATGCATTCTGGCATTACCGGTATTGTAACTGAAGTTACAGACACTCACATCACCATCAAAGCACAAGAACTTGCTGCTCCGGCGGAAGGTGAAGATCCTAAACCTACGGGTGTGGAACCTGTTGCTCTTGCTTCTTTGGAAGACGCTGAGCTACAGGCTGCGCTTAAAGGTTTGGGCGTGGACGTTCGTCCGCTCATCAAACGCTGTGATTTGCTTATTGTTAATGCGTTGAACCCTGAACCGGGTATCTCTTACGCAGAAAGCATGCTTGTACACGCAAAAAGTACCATCAATGCCGGCCTTGATATGCTCAAGCGCCTTTCCCCTGCTGCTAGAACCGTTGTAGCTTTGCCTACCGCTTCTACTGCAACATTTGATGGTTCAGACATCGCCTTTATCAACCCTCAGTATCCTAACAGCCTTGATGAACTGCTTGTTGCCAACATTACCGGCAAAGAAAGCATGAAGGGCGTAAATGTTGTTGACCTGCATGCGCTCTATAATCTGGGTGCAGTCGCAGAAAGCGGCATGCCTCTTACACACACTGTTGTTTGTGTAGAAGGTAAAAACATCGTTGCACCAATTGGTACCCCTGTAGGTGCGTTGCTGAAAGAAGCTTCTATCGAAGTAGCAGACGGCGACACAGTTATTGTGGGCGGCCCAATGCGCGGTGAAGCCACAGGTGATTTGAACAAAGGCATTGGTAAAAATACCAACGCACTGTTTGTAATGCCTGCAGGTAGTACTGAACCGATTTCCGACCATGCCTGTTTTAGTTGTGGCGCATGCATAGAGCATTGCCCGTCACGCATTCAGCCGAATATGATTTCCCGATATGTTGAATTCAACGAGCTTGATTTCTGCCGTCAGGAAAACATTGGCGCATGTATGGAATGTGGATTGTGTACTTACTACTGTCCGGCTCGTCGTCCGATGCTCCAGTTCATCCGTCTTGGAAAACACAAAATAGCCCTTGAAGAATCACAGGTTACGGCTTGTGCTCTGCAGGTTGAAGAGTAG
- a CDS encoding methyl-accepting chemotaxis protein, whose amino-acid sequence MRLDSIKVRITSFAGVTLFIVMAALITVSGVTLWNTSSKDALVNAEALATAYSSKTQDQMNQAITIARTVAVSLGGMRESMYLSREAVDTMLQNILGANPAALASFTLWDTDAFDGRDSIYANDEGHDSTGRYLPYWSRGAGGTYIVEPLVDYDTSDYYQLPKRTRQEAVTDPYFYSVQGKDEFITSLVSPILVKEKFVGIAGIDINLGFLEEAAEQQHMFDDTGEVVVIANHGAIVAHSGQPESIGRKINNIYPELPELGRLVQNGEARVLFNKNLHRYQIVKPIQIGKSPTPWSVMVTLPESYIADKATEEVTTLVLTAIGLIFLGLITMWFVASRVANPMILMSKAANDVAKSSFQDLSTIPDESNFSGELLDMHSALKSMCTQAVDALADADAQSREARDKARIAEQAVRESEQAKLEGEQATQRGIAEAASRIQHIVERVSSASEQLFALVNQSSQGAEVQRDRMTETATAMEEMNATVLEVAKNASEAAGNADAAKGRAAEGATIVNHVVGSITEINRQVVDMKSGLDDLGIQAEGIGQVMDVISDIADQTNLLALNAAIEAARAGDAGRGFAVVADEVRKLAEKTMTATHEVGKSIASIQAGTRHNIKSMEEVAVVVKSSTEQAQQSGTSLTNIVTIAESTADQVRAIATASEEQAATSEQINRGTEEVNRISGETNESMGQASSALVELSALTDELASIVREMQK is encoded by the coding sequence ATGAGATTAGATTCAATTAAAGTACGAATAACATCATTCGCAGGTGTTACTCTGTTTATTGTTATGGCTGCATTAATTACTGTATCCGGTGTTACATTGTGGAACACATCTTCAAAGGACGCGCTTGTAAATGCGGAAGCTTTAGCGACTGCCTATTCCAGTAAGACTCAGGATCAGATGAATCAGGCAATTACTATAGCCCGTACTGTAGCTGTTTCTCTGGGCGGCATGAGAGAATCCATGTATCTGAGCAGAGAAGCGGTTGATACGATGCTGCAGAACATTTTGGGTGCAAACCCTGCCGCCCTGGCTTCTTTTACCTTGTGGGATACGGATGCCTTTGATGGACGCGACAGCATCTATGCGAATGATGAAGGTCACGACAGCACAGGCAGGTATCTTCCGTATTGGTCGCGTGGAGCAGGCGGTACATATATTGTTGAACCACTAGTGGATTATGATACGTCCGATTACTACCAGCTTCCTAAGCGGACTAGACAGGAAGCTGTGACGGACCCTTATTTCTATAGCGTACAGGGAAAAGACGAATTCATTACTTCACTGGTAAGTCCTATTTTGGTGAAAGAAAAATTTGTTGGCATCGCAGGAATCGATATTAATTTAGGATTTCTTGAAGAAGCAGCTGAACAACAACACATGTTTGATGATACCGGTGAAGTGGTCGTTATTGCCAATCATGGGGCGATTGTTGCTCATTCAGGCCAACCAGAATCCATTGGACGCAAGATTAACAATATCTATCCAGAATTGCCTGAGCTTGGTCGGTTGGTGCAAAATGGCGAAGCACGTGTTTTATTCAACAAAAATTTACATAGATACCAGATTGTAAAACCTATCCAGATTGGTAAATCGCCGACTCCGTGGAGTGTTATGGTGACCTTGCCGGAAAGCTACATTGCCGACAAAGCCACAGAAGAAGTAACAACCCTTGTTCTGACAGCAATCGGATTAATTTTTCTCGGGCTTATCACAATGTGGTTTGTTGCTTCCCGCGTTGCAAATCCTATGATTCTTATGTCTAAAGCTGCAAATGATGTGGCGAAATCTTCATTTCAAGATCTGTCGACGATTCCAGATGAAAGTAACTTTTCTGGTGAATTACTCGATATGCATAGTGCCTTGAAGAGCATGTGCACACAGGCCGTGGATGCCCTTGCAGATGCAGACGCACAGTCGCGTGAAGCAAGAGATAAGGCACGCATTGCAGAGCAGGCAGTTCGCGAAAGTGAACAGGCTAAGCTGGAAGGTGAGCAAGCGACTCAGCGCGGTATTGCAGAAGCTGCTTCACGAATTCAACATATTGTTGAGCGTGTTTCTTCAGCTTCTGAACAATTGTTTGCGTTGGTAAATCAGTCCAGTCAGGGCGCAGAAGTTCAACGTGACCGTATGACTGAAACTGCTACAGCCATGGAAGAAATGAACGCTACGGTTCTTGAAGTTGCTAAAAACGCCTCCGAAGCCGCTGGTAACGCGGATGCAGCAAAAGGGCGGGCAGCTGAGGGCGCCACAATAGTGAACCATGTTGTGGGCTCCATCACTGAGATCAATCGTCAGGTTGTGGATATGAAATCAGGTCTCGATGATTTGGGGATTCAGGCTGAAGGCATTGGTCAGGTCATGGATGTTATTTCAGATATTGCAGACCAAACCAACTTGCTAGCTCTGAACGCTGCCATTGAAGCAGCGCGCGCAGGAGATGCAGGACGCGGGTTCGCCGTTGTTGCTGATGAAGTGCGCAAGCTGGCAGAAAAAACCATGACAGCCACACACGAAGTCGGCAAATCCATCGCTTCAATTCAGGCAGGAACACGTCATAATATCAAAAGTATGGAAGAAGTTGCTGTTGTGGTGAAAAGCAGTACAGAACAGGCGCAGCAGTCTGGAACTTCTCTCACAAATATTGTGACAATCGCTGAATCCACAGCGGATCAGGTTCGGGCTATCGCAACAGCATCGGAAGAGCAGGCTGCTACTTCTGAACAAATTAATCGCGGTACTGAAGAAGTGAACCGCATCAGTGGTGAGACTAATGAATCCATGGGGCAGGCTTCCAGCGCTCTTGTGGAACTTTCTGCATTGACAGATGAATTAGCTTCAATCGTACGGGAAATGCAAAAATAG
- a CDS encoding chemotaxis protein CheW yields MLTQTSPQAFKKIFTFSAGSETFGLPLHLLHEVIYPEHITRVPKAPAFMAGILTYGSETISVLDISKKLCLAAPSIRVHHPAIIINTIIEDETMQLALLVERFGKIVQYKSSETIKRKNIPFSTCSAKNNQLGQNSAAYTQSREAIRKFVSEELYRAGVRIRLLNESTLFSVAELT; encoded by the coding sequence ATGCTTACCCAGACCAGCCCACAGGCGTTTAAAAAAATATTTACTTTTTCTGCCGGCTCCGAAACGTTCGGACTTCCGCTGCACCTTCTGCACGAAGTCATTTATCCCGAACACATCACCAGAGTACCCAAAGCACCTGCCTTTATGGCAGGTATCTTGACCTATGGCTCTGAAACAATTTCCGTACTGGACATAAGCAAAAAGCTTTGCCTTGCAGCGCCGTCCATCCGCGTTCATCATCCGGCAATCATCATCAATACTATTATTGAAGACGAAACAATGCAACTAGCTTTACTTGTTGAGAGATTCGGAAAAATTGTTCAGTACAAAAGTTCTGAGACAATCAAGCGAAAAAATATTCCATTCAGTACTTGCTCAGCTAAAAACAATCAGTTGGGACAAAATTCGGCAGCATACACACAGTCTCGGGAAGCTATTCGAAAATTTGTGAGTGAAGAACTCTACCGAGCAGGTGTGCGCATACGTCTTTTAAACGAGTCCACACTTTTTTCTGTGGCAGAACTCACATAA
- the rsxE gene encoding electron transport complex subunit RsxE, whose translation MATVWKEFSKGLWAELPPFRLLLGLCPTLAVTTTAENGLGMGMAVVFVITLSSFLVSLIRKVIPKKVRIACYITIAASLVVAVELLMQAYAYPLYQQLGIFVPLIVVNCLILGRAEAFAGKNPVHMAVADGLGMGIGFTLSLTFLGAVRELFGTGSVFGIEILGGSFEPVGFMIAAPGAFVALGLILAGMNYLSIVQAKRRGEPAPENPSTGCAACRACAGHK comes from the coding sequence ATGGCCACCGTATGGAAAGAGTTTTCCAAGGGCCTATGGGCAGAATTGCCACCGTTTCGACTCCTGTTAGGTTTGTGTCCGACTCTTGCGGTCACCACAACGGCGGAAAACGGTTTAGGCATGGGCATGGCGGTAGTATTTGTTATTACCTTGTCCAGTTTCCTTGTCTCATTGATCCGTAAAGTTATTCCTAAAAAAGTACGTATTGCTTGTTATATTACCATTGCTGCATCTCTTGTTGTAGCTGTGGAATTGCTGATGCAGGCATACGCTTATCCTTTATATCAGCAGCTTGGTATTTTCGTACCACTTATTGTTGTTAACTGCCTTATCTTAGGCAGGGCGGAAGCATTTGCAGGTAAAAACCCTGTGCACATGGCTGTTGCAGATGGCCTTGGCATGGGTATCGGTTTTACTCTGTCACTTACTTTCCTTGGTGCAGTTCGAGAATTATTCGGTACCGGCTCCGTGTTCGGTATAGAGATTCTCGGTGGTTCCTTCGAACCTGTTGGTTTTATGATTGCTGCTCCGGGTGCATTTGTTGCGCTTGGTCTTATTCTCGCAGGCATGAACTACCTGAGCATTGTTCAGGCAAAACGCCGCGGTGAACCAGCACCGGAAAACCCGTCTACAGGTTGCGCCGCTTGTCGTGCCTGTGCAGGCCACAAGTAA
- the rnfB gene encoding RnfABCDGE type electron transport complex subunit B: MVLTSVLSLLALGFFCAVVLSAASRVFYVEEDPRVEAICEALPGANCGGCGYAGCEAYAIAVITDPDVSAGLCCAGGADVCVAVSELSGKSAGGDDPEISFRRCVKDEGKVQKKFGYQGVLSCTAASLLQDGSDACKYSCLGYGDCVTACPFDAMYIENDLVVIDPDKCVACGACINVCPNQVLEMIPRRARVQVFCSTQDKMKAVMDVCEAGCINCMKCVKKCPAKVISHVNGQIRIDQAACLAYGPDCEEICVDVCPRDILRLMCPVGITAKAQEAAVAKKAAEVAKAAEAEKPQANA, translated from the coding sequence ATGGTTTTGACATCTGTCCTTTCATTGCTAGCTCTGGGCTTTTTCTGCGCGGTTGTGCTGTCTGCAGCATCCCGTGTCTTCTATGTAGAAGAAGATCCAAGAGTAGAGGCAATCTGCGAAGCGCTTCCGGGTGCTAACTGCGGTGGTTGTGGTTATGCAGGCTGTGAAGCCTACGCCATCGCCGTAATTACTGACCCAGATGTATCTGCCGGCCTTTGTTGTGCTGGTGGTGCAGACGTTTGCGTCGCAGTTTCAGAACTCTCCGGCAAATCTGCCGGTGGCGATGATCCGGAAATCTCCTTCCGCCGTTGTGTGAAGGATGAAGGCAAAGTACAAAAGAAATTCGGGTATCAGGGTGTTCTGTCTTGTACCGCAGCCAGTTTGCTGCAAGATGGCTCTGACGCTTGTAAATACTCCTGTCTTGGCTACGGCGACTGTGTAACAGCATGTCCGTTTGATGCCATGTACATTGAGAACGATCTGGTTGTGATTGATCCTGATAAGTGTGTCGCTTGTGGCGCATGTATCAACGTTTGTCCGAATCAGGTTCTCGAAATGATTCCGCGTCGCGCACGCGTTCAGGTTTTCTGTTCTACCCAGGACAAAATGAAAGCTGTTATGGATGTGTGTGAAGCCGGTTGTATCAACTGCATGAAGTGCGTGAAGAAGTGCCCTGCAAAGGTTATTTCCCACGTTAACGGTCAGATTAGAATCGATCAGGCAGCTTGTCTTGCCTACGGTCCTGATTGTGAAGAAATATGTGTTGATGTGTGCCCGCGTGACATTCTGCGTCTCATGTGTCCTGTTGGCATTACCGCCAAAGCGCAGGAAGCTGCAGTTGCTAAAAAAGCAGCTGAAGTTGCCAAGGCTGCAGAAGCAGAAAAACCACAGGCAAACGCCTAA